The genomic stretch TTGTCAAAACTAGATGAGAACAAAAATGTCATATCTATCGAGCTAAAACCCAAAAAAAAGTAAGAGGGGATGTTTACTAGCAGTTTGTATTTTGGGCAGTCCCCAAAATACAAACTGCTAAAAGTTTCATATCTACAGAGCGAGTCAAAATGATATGATGTGCCAAAAGTCTCGATATTTAAGGTTGTTGAGATCGTTAAGGCAAAGCTATGGCAGATAACTCAGGTAATTTTTGGGGAGGTTTTCTCTTCGGTGCTGCTATTGGCGGCGTAGTTGGCGCATTAGTGGCTATTAAGCTCACTGAGCCAGAAGATGAGAACATGGATCTCCAGTCCGAAGGCGATCTAATCCTTGATAAGCCTCAGACCTCTAATGAATTTGCGCGGCGTAATCTCGAAAAGAAAATTGCTCAGCTCAACGCAGCGATCGACTCAGTAAGCCAAGAATTAGCGATGACTGAAGGCAAAAATGGGCGGAAGCAAACCGTTGAATCATTGCGTGATTTGAATGTTGACGATAAATGATGGTAAATAAGGTGTGACAGGTTAAATTTACCTTAGGTAAATTTAACCTCTCTTTTTACTGGATTCATTAGAATGATGGTAGCTATTTTCTTTAATTGTTCCCCAACCTAACCAACCTCTATGGCATCTCTTATTATTGTTGATACAGTCGGTAAGTTTCTCCAAATCTATTCGATTCTCCTCATCATTCGTATTCTATTGACTTGGTTTCCGACCGTTGACTGGTATAAGCAACCTTTTGCCACCCTTAGCCAAGTTACAGATCCCTATTTGAATTTATTTCGGTCAATTATTCCTCCTTTAGGTGGCATGGACTTTTCACCAATCCTTGCATTTCTAGCACTTAACCTGATGCAAAATGCTCTTGGTCTGATTGCCAGAAACGCAATGGGCTTTTAAGGTAAGCTTGAATTAAAGCTTATTTACGCTGGTTCACGTTAGGAAATATACATGACGGGTTTGTTAAATTTGAGCGGGAAAACTGCTCTTGTGACTGGGATTGCCAACAATCGGTCGATCGCTTGGGGCATTGCTCAGAAGTTACATCAGGCTGGTGCAAGTCTAGGGATAACTTATTTGCCAGACGATCGCGATCGCAACAAAAGTAAAGTTGCAGAGTTGACCGATCCTTTAACCCCAGACTTTTTATTGCCTTGCAACGTACAGGATGATGCACAGGTTGATTCTCTCTTTGCTTCGGTGGCAGAGAAATGGGAAAAGATCGATATTTTGGTGCATTGTCTCGCCTTTGCGAACAAAGAAGACTTGTCTGGCAATTTTACAGATATTTCCCGCGCAGGTTTTCAGCTAGCTAT from Pseudanabaena sp. Chao 1811 encodes the following:
- a CDS encoding YggT family protein gives rise to the protein MASLIIVDTVGKFLQIYSILLIIRILLTWFPTVDWYKQPFATLSQVTDPYLNLFRSIIPPLGGMDFSPILAFLALNLMQNALGLIARNAMGF